The Chryseobacterium nakagawai genome has a segment encoding these proteins:
- the rpmF gene encoding 50S ribosomal protein L32 yields MAHPKRRQSSTRRDKRRTHYKAVVPQLAKDATTGELHLYHRAHWHEGKLYYRGKVVLEKEVATTEEN; encoded by the coding sequence ATGGCACATCCAAAGAGAAGACAGTCGTCGACAAGAAGAGATAAGAGAAGAACTCACTACAAAGCTGTAGTTCCTCAATTAGCTAAAGATGCAACAACAGGAGAGCTTCACCTATACCACAGAGCTCACTGGCATGAAGGGAAACTTTACTACAGAGGTAAAGTAGTATTGGAAAAAGAAGTAGCTACTACTGAAGAAAACTAA
- the accB gene encoding acetyl-CoA carboxylase biotin carboxyl carrier protein, with the protein MDIKDIQNLIKFVSKAEVSEVKYKTKDFEITIKTPLAGSDAVYAQPAVYHTAPQAVAAPAPVATPAAAPAEKAEAASDDSKYITIKSPMIGTFYRKPSPDKDVFANVGDEVSVGKVVCVIEAMKLFNQIESEISGKIVKILVDDATPVEYDQPLFLVDPS; encoded by the coding sequence ATGGACATTAAAGACATACAAAATCTTATTAAGTTTGTATCTAAGGCTGAAGTTTCAGAAGTGAAGTACAAGACTAAAGATTTCGAAATCACTATTAAAACTCCATTAGCTGGAAGCGATGCTGTTTATGCACAACCTGCAGTATACCACACAGCTCCACAAGCAGTAGCTGCTCCAGCACCTGTTGCAACTCCTGCTGCTGCACCTGCTGAAAAAGCTGAAGCTGCATCTGATGACAGCAAATATATAACGATCAAATCTCCAATGATTGGTACATTCTACAGAAAACCATCTCCTGATAAAGATGTATTTGCAAATGTAGGTGATGAAGTTTCTGTTGGTAAAGTAGTTTGCGTTATTGAAGCAATGAAATTATTCAACCAGATTGAATCTGAAATCAGCGGAAAAATCGTTAAAATTTTAGTTGACGATGCTACTCCGGTAGAATATGACCAACCATTATTCTTAGTAGATCCATCTTAA
- the accC gene encoding acetyl-CoA carboxylase biotin carboxylase subunit: MFKKILIANRGEIAMRILRTCKEMGIKTVAVYSTADKDSLHVRFADEAVCIGPAMSKDSYLKIPNIIAAAEITNADAIHPGYGFLSENANFSRICQKNGIKFIGASPEQIEKMGDKANAKATMKAAGVPCVPGSDGLIESYEHAVKVAEETGYPVMIKATAGGGGKGMRAVWKAEDLKDHWESAIQEAVAAFGNGGMYMEKLIEEPRHIEIQVAGDQFGKACHLSERDCSVQRRNQKLTEETPSPFMTDELREKMGDAAVKAAEFIGYEGVGTIEFLVDKHRNFYFMEMNTRIQVEHPITEQVIDYDLIREQILLAAGTPISGINYYPKLHSIECRINAEDPYADFRPSPGKITGLNIPGGHGIRVDTHVYSGYSIPSNYDSMIAKLITTAQTREEAIAKMRRALEEFYIEGVKTTIPFHRQLMDNEDYLAGNYTTKFMEDFVMDKKYDNH, translated from the coding sequence ATGTTCAAGAAAATATTAATAGCCAATCGTGGCGAAATTGCAATGCGTATTCTACGTACTTGTAAAGAAATGGGGATCAAAACCGTAGCGGTATACTCTACTGCTGATAAAGACAGTCTTCACGTAAGATTTGCTGATGAAGCTGTTTGTATTGGTCCTGCAATGAGTAAAGACTCATACCTTAAAATCCCTAACATTATTGCAGCAGCGGAAATTACCAATGCTGATGCTATCCACCCAGGATATGGATTCTTATCAGAGAATGCTAACTTCTCAAGAATCTGCCAAAAGAACGGAATCAAGTTCATTGGAGCTTCTCCTGAGCAGATTGAGAAAATGGGAGATAAGGCCAATGCTAAGGCTACCATGAAAGCTGCAGGTGTACCATGTGTACCTGGGTCTGATGGATTGATTGAATCTTATGAGCATGCTGTAAAAGTTGCTGAAGAAACAGGATATCCTGTAATGATTAAAGCAACTGCCGGTGGTGGTGGTAAAGGAATGAGAGCCGTTTGGAAAGCTGAAGACCTTAAAGATCACTGGGAATCTGCAATTCAGGAAGCTGTAGCAGCCTTTGGAAACGGAGGTATGTATATGGAGAAACTGATTGAAGAACCTAGACACATCGAAATTCAGGTTGCAGGTGACCAATTTGGTAAAGCTTGTCACCTTTCTGAAAGAGACTGTTCTGTACAGAGAAGAAACCAGAAATTGACGGAAGAAACACCTTCTCCGTTTATGACTGACGAACTTCGTGAAAAAATGGGTGATGCTGCTGTAAAAGCTGCTGAATTTATTGGATACGAAGGAGTAGGAACTATCGAATTTCTTGTAGACAAGCACAGAAATTTCTATTTCATGGAAATGAATACAAGAATCCAGGTAGAACACCCTATTACTGAACAGGTTATTGATTATGATCTTATCAGAGAACAGATTCTTCTTGCAGCGGGAACTCCTATTTCAGGAATCAATTATTACCCGAAATTACATTCCATCGAATGTAGAATCAACGCTGAAGACCCGTATGCAGACTTCAGACCGTCTCCAGGAAAGATCACAGGATTAAATATTCCTGGCGGACACGGAATCAGAGTAGATACTCACGTATACTCCGGATACAGCATTCCTTCTAACTACGACTCTATGATTGCTAAGCTTATCACTACGGCTCAAACCCGTGAGGAAGCGATTGCAAAAATGAGACGTGCACTTGAGGAATTCTATATTGAAGGAGTAAAAACAACGATTCCTTTCCACAGACAACTGATGGATAATGAAGATTATCTTGCAGGAAACTACACTACAAAGTTTATGGAGGATTTTGTAATGGATAAGAAATATGATAATCATTAG
- a CDS encoding YdcF family protein, which translates to MIAGFFWFMIHALYITYDGLTNSKQKADLAVVFGNKVNEDGSLSLRLQARLDKSIELYQKKQIKEILVSGGLGKEGYWEGTEMKKYLVKNKIPSEKILVDNFGDNTEKTVINTIKIANSLKYSSIISVSQFYHQTRIKKLFREHHFENIESSSPLYFEIRDFYSIFREFFAYYF; encoded by the coding sequence ATGATAGCCGGCTTCTTCTGGTTTATGATTCATGCTCTGTATATTACTTACGATGGGCTTACGAATTCTAAACAGAAAGCAGACCTTGCTGTAGTTTTCGGGAATAAAGTGAACGAAGATGGCAGTCTTTCTCTACGATTACAAGCAAGATTAGATAAAAGTATTGAACTCTATCAGAAAAAACAAATCAAAGAGATCCTGGTTAGTGGTGGTCTGGGCAAAGAAGGTTATTGGGAAGGTACGGAAATGAAAAAGTATCTGGTAAAAAATAAAATCCCTTCAGAGAAGATTCTTGTGGATAACTTTGGGGATAACACTGAAAAGACCGTTATCAATACTATAAAAATTGCTAATAGCCTTAAATACAGCAGTATTATTTCAGTTTCACAATTTTATCATCAGACCAGAATCAAAAAACTCTTTAGGGAGCACCATTTTGAAAATATTGAAAGCTCAAGTCCGCTCTATTTTGAAATAAGAGACTTCTATTCAATTTTCAGGGAGTTTTTCGCTTACTATTTTTAA
- the rocD gene encoding ornithine--oxo-acid transaminase: MSTAETTKNSQYFIDLEDKHGAHNYHPLPVVLDRGEGVFVWDVEGKRYYDFLSAYSAVNQGHSHPKIVEALVEQAKKLALTSRAFYNSKLGEYEQKITTLFGFDKVLPMNSGAEAVETAVKLARKWSYEVKGISENAAKIIVCENNFHGRTTTIVSFSNDPDANQNYGPFTPGFIKIPYNDIKALEEVLSREAENIAAFLVEPIQGEAGVYVPDENFLKNASELCKKYNVLFIADEVQTGIARTGKLIACHHENVQPDILILGKALSGGMYPVSAVLANDEIMNVIKPGQHGSTFGGNPIACAVAVAALDVVADEKLSERAEELGQLFRAEINKLIEKTDLITKVRGKGLLNAILINDTPDSSTAWNLCLQLKENGLLAKPTHGNIIRLAPPLVITEEQLLDCVKIIEKTILEYKA; this comes from the coding sequence ATGTCAACAGCAGAAACAACAAAAAACTCACAGTACTTTATTGACCTTGAAGACAAACATGGAGCGCATAACTATCACCCACTACCAGTAGTTCTGGACCGCGGAGAAGGTGTTTTCGTTTGGGATGTAGAGGGCAAAAGGTATTATGATTTTCTTTCAGCATATTCTGCTGTGAACCAGGGACACTCTCATCCTAAAATTGTAGAAGCTTTGGTAGAACAGGCTAAAAAACTGGCTTTAACTTCAAGAGCATTCTACAACTCTAAATTAGGGGAATACGAGCAGAAGATTACTACTCTTTTTGGGTTTGACAAAGTATTACCGATGAACTCTGGAGCTGAAGCCGTAGAAACTGCGGTGAAACTTGCCAGAAAATGGAGTTATGAAGTAAAAGGAATTTCAGAAAATGCCGCAAAGATCATCGTTTGTGAAAATAATTTCCACGGAAGAACTACCACTATTGTTTCTTTCTCCAATGATCCGGATGCCAACCAAAACTATGGACCTTTTACACCAGGCTTTATCAAGATCCCTTACAATGATATCAAAGCATTGGAAGAAGTATTAAGCAGAGAAGCAGAAAATATTGCGGCCTTCCTTGTTGAACCTATTCAAGGAGAAGCAGGAGTATATGTTCCGGATGAAAACTTCCTTAAAAATGCTTCTGAGTTGTGTAAAAAATATAATGTCCTTTTCATTGCTGACGAAGTACAAACAGGTATTGCAAGAACAGGAAAACTGATTGCTTGCCATCATGAAAATGTACAGCCGGATATTTTAATTCTTGGAAAAGCGCTTTCAGGAGGTATGTATCCAGTATCAGCAGTATTAGCTAATGATGAGATCATGAATGTAATTAAGCCGGGACAACATGGATCTACATTCGGAGGAAACCCAATTGCTTGTGCCGTAGCCGTAGCAGCATTAGATGTAGTAGCTGATGAAAAATTATCTGAAAGAGCAGAAGAACTTGGGCAGCTTTTCAGAGCTGAGATCAACAAGTTGATCGAAAAAACAGATCTGATTACCAAAGTAAGAGGAAAGGGTCTTTTAAATGCTATTTTAATCAATGACACTCCGGATAGCTCTACAGCATGGAATCTTTGTTTACAATTAAAAGAAAACGGTTTGCTTGCAAAACCAACACATGGTAACATCATCAGATTAGCACCTCCTTTGGTCATTACTGAAGAGCAGCTATTAGATTGTGTAAAAATTATTGAAAAAACTATTCTGGAGTATAAAGCTTAA
- a CDS encoding glycosyltransferase family 4 protein: MKKKLLIDLERLRYPNSGIANVFRNLAKGLQEENSKFEIFFFGKKEQLEEFEPKPNSVFWNKTHRFFERFSGEFDLIHVSHQLSSYFHRNYKSTIKIVTLHDLNFLYENLSSSKKRKMLGKVRSNVKNADYIVCISEYAKESFIRNKRLFNFTKLKDVVVIHNGIDLPADREYQLGKYSYLKDKKYILNIGVLFNKKNQLTLVEMLPYIKEDLVLIASDEKLWYGQEVRTRIKELHLEQRVHFLKNLSEEEKYAVIQHSEAMCHPSIAEGFGIPPIEAMAFGKPVFLSTYTSLPEIGGDKAFYFDSFEPKLMAELFQEKMNLYHSNEKEMSQEIKNWTEQYSYTAMSNNYLKFYDSVLKKN; the protein is encoded by the coding sequence ATGAAAAAGAAACTTTTGATCGATCTTGAACGCCTCCGATATCCTAATTCAGGGATTGCGAATGTATTCAGAAATCTGGCAAAAGGTTTACAGGAGGAGAATTCTAAGTTTGAAATATTTTTTTTCGGGAAAAAAGAACAGCTTGAGGAATTCGAGCCTAAGCCTAATAGTGTTTTTTGGAATAAGACCCATCGCTTTTTTGAACGTTTTAGTGGGGAGTTTGATCTTATTCATGTAAGTCACCAGTTATCTTCGTACTTTCATAGAAATTATAAAAGCACAATAAAAATTGTTACTCTGCATGATTTGAACTTCTTGTATGAGAACCTTTCCAGTTCTAAAAAGAGGAAAATGCTGGGAAAAGTGAGAAGCAATGTGAAAAATGCAGACTATATTGTTTGTATTTCTGAGTATGCAAAAGAGAGTTTTATTCGTAATAAGAGGCTTTTTAATTTTACTAAACTAAAAGATGTTGTAGTTATACATAACGGAATTGACCTTCCAGCAGATAGAGAATATCAGTTGGGTAAATACAGCTATTTAAAAGATAAAAAGTATATTTTAAATATAGGGGTGCTTTTCAACAAAAAAAATCAGTTGACTTTGGTTGAAATGCTTCCTTATATAAAAGAAGATCTAGTACTTATCGCTTCAGATGAGAAGCTGTGGTACGGACAAGAAGTGAGAACAAGAATTAAAGAGCTCCATTTGGAACAAAGAGTCCATTTTCTTAAAAATCTTTCAGAAGAAGAGAAATATGCTGTTATTCAACATTCGGAGGCTATGTGCCATCCTTCTATTGCAGAAGGTTTTGGGATTCCGCCTATTGAAGCGATGGCCTTTGGTAAGCCTGTATTTCTTTCAACATATACGAGTCTTCCAGAAATAGGAGGAGATAAGGCTTTTTATTTTGACAGTTTTGAACCGAAATTGATGGCTGAGTTGTTTCAGGAGAAAATGAATCTTTATCACAGCAATGAAAAAGAAATGAGTCAGGAAATAAAAAATTGGACAGAGCAATATAGTTATACCGCAATGTCCAATAATTATCTTAAGTTTTATGACTCTGTTCTGAAGAAAAATTAA
- a CDS encoding glycosyltransferase, giving the protein MKTSVALCTYNGEKYLKEQLDSIINQTYKIDEIIVCDDQSTDTTLSILKEYDSLFPGLFHIYVNEQNLKSVKNFEKAISLCNNDIIFLSDQDDLWKENKVESIVSYFRNNPDTNVISTNGCCLLNNEIDCNRISVWDIPNVLNEEKIKYDYFEIISSITNIATGATMAIRKNFIPQFFPIPVYNDFHHDEWISLVSSYHSSFSFHNEKLTYYRIHEDQQVGLNFFKLSIANLKALTAVYRRSKFDEYKRAIKVTINNYNKKKAILQSNTLKKEFVDILEKGLSVDLEKIEQLSRKTKKEFPFQYILLMISNIFTNKRTINQ; this is encoded by the coding sequence TTGAAAACATCTGTTGCTCTTTGCACTTATAATGGCGAAAAATATTTAAAAGAACAGCTAGACTCGATTATCAATCAAACCTATAAAATAGATGAGATTATAGTTTGTGATGATCAATCTACCGACACTACGCTTTCTATTTTGAAAGAGTATGATTCCTTATTTCCTGGCTTATTTCATATTTATGTAAATGAGCAAAATTTAAAAAGTGTAAAAAATTTCGAAAAGGCTATTTCTCTGTGTAATAATGATATTATTTTTCTAAGTGATCAGGATGATCTATGGAAGGAAAATAAGGTGGAAAGCATCGTTTCTTACTTCAGGAACAATCCTGATACCAATGTTATTTCAACCAACGGCTGCTGCCTCCTTAATAATGAAATAGACTGTAATAGGATTTCTGTTTGGGACATCCCCAATGTATTAAATGAGGAAAAAATAAAATATGATTATTTTGAAATTATAAGTTCAATTACCAATATTGCAACCGGAGCCACCATGGCCATAAGAAAAAATTTTATTCCGCAATTTTTTCCAATTCCGGTGTACAATGATTTCCACCATGATGAGTGGATTTCATTAGTTTCATCTTACCACTCTTCCTTTTCTTTTCATAATGAAAAGTTGACTTATTATAGAATTCATGAAGATCAGCAGGTAGGTTTAAACTTCTTTAAACTTTCAATTGCAAATCTAAAAGCTTTAACTGCTGTGTACCGAAGATCTAAGTTCGACGAATATAAAAGAGCCATTAAAGTAACGATTAATAATTATAACAAAAAGAAAGCAATTCTTCAGAGCAATACACTCAAAAAAGAATTTGTAGACATTTTAGAGAAAGGGCTTTCTGTAGACTTGGAGAAAATTGAACAGCTCAGCAGAAAAACAAAAAAAGAGTTTCCTTTCCAATATATCCTTTTAATGATAAGCAATATATTCACTAACAAACGTACAATAAACCAATGA
- a CDS encoding glycosyltransferase family 2 protein, which translates to MITTSIIVPCYNQEKYLSETLDSVLAQTSQNWECIIVNDGSTDHSEKIIDEYCEKDSRFIKLNQHNQGLSASRNNGIKLAKGTLILPLDGDDRIGTHYLELAEKEFAKSPQPKLVYCQAEFFGAKNEFWDLPAYNYEKLLFLNHIFCSAIFKKEDYLKTSGYDTDMKLGYEDWEFWVQLLRKDDIVIQLDSIQFFYRQREDSMVKSLHESKVKRHQMEWHIFTKHRDIYGQMLNSDMSLAEIEHVFNLRQTLKKIKKTFTYKTIYKVERAIRSLF; encoded by the coding sequence ATGATAACAACATCCATAATTGTCCCTTGCTACAATCAGGAAAAATATTTGAGTGAAACGCTTGATTCTGTGTTGGCTCAAACATCTCAAAACTGGGAATGTATCATTGTAAATGATGGTTCCACAGATCATTCTGAAAAAATCATTGATGAGTATTGTGAAAAAGACTCCCGTTTTATTAAACTCAACCAACACAATCAGGGTCTTTCTGCAAGCAGAAATAATGGAATTAAACTTGCAAAAGGAACTCTTATTCTTCCGCTGGATGGTGATGATAGAATAGGAACACACTATCTCGAATTGGCTGAAAAAGAGTTTGCAAAGAGCCCACAACCCAAGCTGGTATATTGTCAAGCAGAGTTTTTTGGTGCTAAAAATGAATTTTGGGATCTTCCGGCATACAATTATGAAAAGCTTTTATTTTTAAATCATATCTTTTGTTCTGCTATTTTCAAAAAAGAAGATTACCTAAAAACTTCCGGATATGACACAGACATGAAACTTGGATATGAAGACTGGGAATTCTGGGTTCAGCTTTTAAGGAAAGATGATATTGTTATACAATTAGATTCTATCCAGTTCTTTTATAGACAAAGAGAAGATTCTATGGTAAAATCTTTACATGAGAGTAAAGTAAAACGACATCAGATGGAATGGCATATTTTCACCAAACATCGTGATATTTATGGTCAAATGTTGAATTCTGATATGTCGCTGGCAGAAATAGAGCATGTATTCAATCTTCGCCAAACCTTAAAAAAAATAAAAAAAACCTTTACGTATAAAACCATCTATAAAGTTGAACGTGCTATAAGATCTCTTTTTTAG
- the gltX gene encoding glutamate--tRNA ligase, which translates to MEKVRVRFAPSPTGPLHLGGVRTALYDYLFAKNQGGEFVLRIEDTDTARYVEGAEEYIEEALEWCGIIPDESPKKGGKFAPYRQSERRDIYDRYTEQILKTDYAYMAFDTPEELDAVRAEFEANGEVFSYDNKTRNRLKNSLALSEEEVQKLLDEKTPYVVRFKMPVDRVLNLEDIIRGKSSVNTNTLDDKVLVKNDGMPTYHFANIIDDHEMEISHVIRGEEWLPSLGLHTLLYEAMGWEAPQFAHLSLILKPDVSTLINKDNIDEITKSFTDEFVAKNSQFSFDESAPIIKSFFAEVKSPRFKSMLSENDKDNPLTAAVKQFLKKGLSGKLSKRDGDKFGFPVFPLDFKDPVTGNISKGYRENGYLPDAFINMVALLGWSPAEDKEILPVDEMIKEFDLHKVHKAGARFSKEKSEWFNHQYIQMKSDEELLEMLKNSGLDLSNASDKKLLTVISLMKERATFPKDIYENGKFFFEAPTSYDEKASKKAWNDETSTILGELAILLQSTDFVAEIIKQTMHDFAENKGLGMGKVMMPLRLALVGELKGPDVPDILEIIGKEESIARISNAINNFK; encoded by the coding sequence ATGGAGAAAGTAAGAGTACGTTTTGCTCCAAGTCCTACCGGACCTTTACATTTGGGAGGCGTAAGAACTGCATTATATGATTACCTTTTTGCTAAAAATCAAGGGGGAGAGTTTGTATTGAGAATTGAAGATACAGATACCGCAAGATATGTAGAAGGAGCTGAAGAATACATTGAAGAAGCTTTAGAATGGTGTGGAATCATCCCTGATGAAAGTCCTAAGAAAGGAGGAAAATTTGCCCCTTACAGACAATCTGAAAGAAGAGATATTTATGACAGATATACTGAGCAGATCTTGAAAACAGATTATGCTTATATGGCATTTGATACTCCGGAAGAATTAGATGCTGTACGTGCAGAATTCGAAGCAAACGGAGAAGTTTTCTCTTATGATAATAAAACGAGAAACCGTTTAAAAAACAGTCTTGCGCTTTCTGAGGAAGAAGTTCAGAAATTATTGGATGAGAAAACACCATATGTGGTGAGATTCAAAATGCCTGTAGACAGAGTATTAAATCTTGAAGATATCATCCGTGGAAAATCATCTGTGAACACCAATACATTAGATGATAAAGTACTGGTAAAAAATGACGGAATGCCAACCTACCACTTCGCCAACATCATTGATGACCACGAAATGGAAATTTCTCATGTAATCCGCGGTGAAGAATGGTTACCATCTCTAGGACTGCATACTTTATTATATGAAGCAATGGGCTGGGAAGCACCTCAGTTCGCGCACCTTTCATTAATATTAAAGCCTGATGTTTCAACGTTAATTAACAAAGATAATATTGATGAGATCACAAAATCTTTTACAGATGAATTTGTGGCAAAAAATAGCCAGTTTTCTTTCGATGAATCTGCACCGATCATCAAATCATTCTTTGCGGAAGTAAAAAGCCCTAGATTCAAATCTATGCTGAGTGAAAACGATAAAGATAATCCATTAACTGCTGCTGTAAAGCAATTTTTAAAGAAAGGGCTTTCAGGAAAATTAAGCAAAAGAGATGGTGATAAATTTGGATTCCCGGTATTCCCGCTTGATTTCAAAGACCCTGTAACAGGAAATATTTCTAAAGGGTATAGAGAAAACGGATATCTTCCTGATGCCTTCATTAATATGGTAGCTTTATTAGGATGGTCACCTGCTGAAGATAAAGAAATTCTTCCTGTAGATGAAATGATTAAAGAGTTTGATCTTCATAAAGTTCACAAGGCAGGAGCAAGATTCAGCAAAGAAAAATCAGAGTGGTTCAACCATCAGTATATTCAGATGAAGTCAGATGAAGAACTTCTTGAAATGCTTAAAAACTCAGGGCTTGACTTATCCAATGCTTCTGACAAAAAGCTATTAACAGTAATTTCTCTGATGAAGGAAAGAGCTACTTTCCCGAAAGATATCTATGAAAACGGAAAATTCTTCTTTGAAGCCCCAACCTCATATGATGAAAAAGCATCTAAAAAAGCATGGAATGACGAAACATCTACTATTTTAGGAGAATTGGCTATCCTACTCCAATCTACAGACTTCGTTGCAGAAATAATCAAGCAAACTATGCATGATTTCGCGGAAAATAAAGGCTTGGGAATGGGTAAAGTAATGATGCCGCTTCGTTTAGCTTTGGTAGGAGAATTGAAAGGACCAGACGTTCCGGACATTCTGGAAATCATTGGAAAAGAGGAAAGTATCGCCAGAATAAGCAATGCTATAAATAATTTTAAATAA
- a CDS encoding acetyl-CoA carboxylase carboxyltransferase subunit alpha: protein MEYLSFELPIKELMDQYQTCSLVGEESGVDVKLACSQIEDKILEKKKEIYSNLTPWQRVQLSRHPDRPYTLDYIHGMADKGSFLELHGDRNFADDPAMIGGLMTLDGQRVMIIGTQKGRTTKERQHRRFGMPNPEGYRKALRLMKLAEKFNIPVVTLVDTPGAYPGLEAEERGQGEAIARNIFEMVQLKTPIFTYIIGEGASGGALGIGVGNKVYMLENTWYTVIAPESCSSILWRNWDHKEDAANALNLTPQDALREKFIDGIIEEPLGGAHYDQETTYLNLKNSILQNIKAFSKFTGQELETQRQDKFIAMGQFKG, encoded by the coding sequence ATGGAATATTTAAGTTTCGAACTTCCTATCAAAGAATTGATGGACCAATACCAGACGTGTTCTTTAGTAGGAGAAGAAAGTGGTGTTGATGTAAAATTAGCATGCAGCCAGATTGAGGATAAGATTTTAGAAAAGAAAAAAGAAATCTATAGCAATCTTACACCTTGGCAAAGAGTACAACTGTCCCGTCACCCGGATCGTCCTTATACATTGGACTATATCCACGGGATGGCAGACAAAGGCAGTTTCTTAGAACTTCACGGAGACAGAAATTTCGCTGATGATCCGGCAATGATTGGAGGATTGATGACCCTGGATGGTCAGAGAGTAATGATCATAGGGACTCAAAAAGGAAGAACAACTAAGGAAAGACAGCATAGAAGATTCGGGATGCCAAATCCTGAAGGATACAGAAAAGCTTTAAGACTAATGAAGCTTGCTGAGAAATTCAACATTCCTGTAGTAACTTTAGTGGATACCCCGGGAGCTTATCCAGGATTAGAAGCTGAAGAAAGAGGGCAAGGTGAAGCGATTGCAAGAAATATTTTTGAAATGGTTCAGCTGAAAACGCCTATCTTCACTTATATTATTGGAGAAGGAGCAAGTGGTGGAGCATTAGGAATAGGTGTAGGAAATAAAGTATATATGCTGGAAAACACATGGTATACCGTAATTGCACCAGAAAGTTGCTCTTCTATTTTATGGAGAAACTGGGATCATAAGGAAGATGCTGCCAATGCATTGAACCTTACTCCTCAGGATGCTTTAAGAGAAAAGTTCATTGACGGAATTATTGAGGAACCCCTTGGAGGTGCTCACTACGACCAGGAAACTACTTATTTGAACTTGAAAAATTCTATTTTACAAAATATCAAAGCGTTCTCCAAATTTACAGGACAAGAGCTTGAAACCCAGAGACAGGATAAATTCATTGCGATGGGTCAGTTTAAAGGATAA
- a CDS encoding DUF6759 domain-containing protein, whose translation MKKIFLLLFISIFALGFSQKKKKTKSKAVVEKETVIIYTEQDAEISKEARVIAGFIKQNPGHARTDFFKKRLMDIIMADNSPEAKPTIKPISKEKIENIVKNNELNSGKVIAANKASTSKNTDKVNNAINALKEERLANYAPAGTAKSAGSSVKSEPSEANKKTAAMLTHLFNNDINKNEAYINIKNRSSCNLIIKINGKKYYNLSVPARGENFILIDKGEYVLTTMVCDAKYSSLKKITQDVEIALNVTD comes from the coding sequence ATGAAAAAAATCTTCCTTCTCCTTTTTATAAGCATTTTTGCCCTTGGTTTTTCTCAAAAAAAGAAAAAAACAAAATCTAAAGCTGTTGTGGAAAAAGAAACAGTGATTATTTATACGGAGCAGGATGCAGAGATTTCAAAAGAAGCAAGAGTGATTGCAGGTTTTATTAAACAAAACCCTGGACATGCACGAACAGATTTCTTTAAAAAAAGGTTGATGGATATTATCATGGCTGATAATTCACCTGAAGCAAAACCTACCATAAAGCCAATCAGTAAAGAGAAAATTGAAAATATTGTTAAAAATAATGAACTGAATAGTGGTAAAGTAATAGCTGCCAATAAAGCATCCACTTCCAAGAATACAGATAAAGTAAATAATGCAATCAATGCGTTAAAAGAAGAAAGGTTAGCAAATTATGCGCCGGCAGGAACTGCAAAAAGCGCAGGCTCTTCGGTAAAATCGGAGCCTAGTGAAGCGAATAAGAAAACAGCTGCCATGCTTACCCATCTTTTTAATAATGATATCAATAAAAATGAAGCCTATATCAATATTAAAAACAGATCAAGCTGTAATTTGATCATAAAAATAAATGGTAAAAAGTATTATAATTTAAGTGTTCCGGCCAGAGGGGAAAACTTTATTTTAATTGATAAAGGAGAATATGTATTGACTACAATGGTATGTGATGCAAAATATTCTTCGCTGAAGAAAATTACTCAGGATGTAGAGATTGCCCTCAATGTCACTGATTAA